Proteins from one Aspergillus nidulans FGSC A4 chromosome VIII genomic window:
- a CDS encoding putative replication factor-a protein (transcript_id=CADANIAT00002095) encodes MDSYGGYGGNSYGSGGGGFMPGETTSPSGGRQEWNNTTLRPVTIKQILDATQPYPEANFTIDGQDVSSIVFIGQVRNISTQATNVTYKLDDGTGEVEAKQWINPSEAMDTTEDFGKEGKDLNGVEINGYAKVFGKLKSLFGDRKVVNTHCVRPLTDINELHVHFLEAAAVHLFHTRGAPGPAAGATGKIDGGDAAMGGLDGAGVGGGGGFPANMSATARRVYNLLRTEPQNNEGLHAQFIAAKLGLPPQDVVRAGDELINAGMVFSTVDDQTWVILEY; translated from the exons ATGG ACTCCTACGGCGGCTACGGAGGTAACTCATATGGAAGTGGCGGTGGTGGCTTCATGCCCGGCGAGACAACCAGTCCGTCTGGAGGAAGG CAAGAATGGAACAACACAACCCTTCGCCCCGTAACAATCAAACAAATCCTCGACGCAACGCAGCCCTACCCGGAAGCAAACTTCACAATCGACGGACAAGACGTATCCAGCATCGTCTTCATAGGCCAAGTCCGCAACATCAGCACACAAGCCACAAATGTCACATACAAACTTGACGACGGCACGGGCGAGGTTGAAGCGAAGCAGTGGATAAATCCGTCCGAGGCGATGGACACGACCGAAGATTTCGgcaaggaagggaaggacCTGAATGGTGTGGAGATCAACGGCTATGCGAAGGTATTCGGGAAGCTGAAGAGTTTATTTGGAGACCGCAAGGTCGTTAACACGCATTGCGTGCGGCCGTTAACGGATATCAATGAACTGCATGTTCACTTTTTGGAGGCCGCCGCGGTGCACTTGTTTCATACTAGAGGCGCTCCAGGGCCCGCTGCAGGTGCTACCGGGAAAATCGATGGTGGTGATGCGGCGATGGGAGGGCTTGATGGGGCCGGGGttggtggcggtggtgggtTCCCGGCGAATATGTCTGCAACTGCAAGGAGGGTTTATAACCTGCTCAGGACGGAGCCGCAGAATAATGAGGGCCTGCATGCGCAATTCATTGCGGCGAAGCTGGGCCTTCCTCCGCAAGACGTTGTGCGTGCAGGTGATGAGCTGATCAATGCTGGCATGGTGTTCTCGACCGTGGACGATCAGACCTGGGTTATTCTGGAGTATTAA
- a CDS encoding MATE family efflux transporter (transcript_id=CADANIAT00002096): protein MARDGVALSAPVDRSYSRGSSPLAERAIARDLEQYADGTDSASTADDEASENSTIRPVRSQPGTAPHSLAGSYQRPSFFTTVSHATVVPYPYQPENSERLTWREREQAIEDERELLTDNHFLDPATSTRSRRGSRAPADETTSLLARRRSSGHSAANAEDIDRKWEEAVIAGLIHTTWRREAIVIGKNAAPLVVTFLLQYSLTVASIFTLGHLGKTELGAVSLASMSASITGYAVYQGLATSLDTLCAQAYGSGKKKLVGLQMQRMIFFLWVITIPIALLWFFADKILLKIVPEREVAELAGLYLKVVILGAPGYAAFESGKRYVQAQGIFSASLYVLLICAPLNAFMNWLFVWQFGWGFIGAPIAVAITDNLMPLFLFLYVYLVDGSECWNGLTRRALNNWGPMIRLALPGLLMVEAECLAFEVLTLGSSYLGTTPLAAQSVLATVSSITFQIPFTLSISSSTRVANLIGATLVDAAKTTAKVAMCGAVLVGLLNMVLISSLRYYIPRLFTSEVEVIELVAHVLPFCAAFQLFDALATNCNGILRGLGRQEIGGYVQLFCYYAIAMPISFGTAFGLHWGLFGLWSGVAIALCLVSGIEAVFLTQTDWNRSVEDAVRRNAAA, encoded by the exons ATGGCCCGCGACGGTGTTGCGCTCAGCGCTCCGGTGGACCGATCTTATTCTCGTGGCAGCTCGCCGCTTGCCGAAAGGGCAATTGCCCGTGACCTGGAGCAATACGCTGACGGTACGGATTCGGCTTCCACGGCTGACGATGAGGCTTCCGAGAATTCAACAATCCGTCCCGTACGTAGCCAGCCGGGCACCGCTCCGCACTCATTAGCTGGCTCTTATCAGCGTCCAAGCTTCTTCACTACCGTATCGCATGCGACAGTCGTTCCATATCCGTACCAGCCGGAGAATAGTGAGAGACTGACTtggagggagcgggagcAGGCGATTGAAGATGAGAGGGAATTGCTGACCGATAACCACTTCCTTGACCCGGCTACGTCAACTCGATCTCGAAGAGGGTCGCGCGCTCCTGCAGATGAAACCACTTCTTTGCTGGCTAGACGGCGGAGCTCCGGGCATAGTGCCGCCAATGCTGAAGACATTGATCGGAAAtgggaagaagccgtcaTTGCAGGATTGATTCATACGACATGGAGACGTGAAGCTATTGTTATCGGGAAAAACGCGGCGCCTCTAGTGGTCACGTTTCTGCTTCAGTATTCTTTAACTGTAGCTAGCATCTTTACCCTTGGCCATTTGGGTAAGACGGAGCTGGGTGCGGTTAGTCTTGCGAGTATGAGCGCGAGCATAACAGGCTATGCAG TCTATCAAGGTCTGGCGACAAGTTTGGACACGCTTTGTGCTCAAGCATATGGCTctgggaagaaaaagctCGTGgggctgcagatgcagagaatgattttttttttatgggTCATCACCATCCCAATTGCTTTGCTCTGGTTCTTTGCCGATAAGATCCTACTAAAAATTGTGCCGGAAAGGGAGGTCGCTGAGCTGGCGGGTCTGTATCTGAAAGTGGTTATTCTGGGAGCTCCGGGATACGCTGCTTTCGAGAGTGGCAAACGATATGTTCAAGCGCAGGGGATTTTTTCAGCGTCTCTATATGTACTGCTGATATGCGCCCCGCTCAATGCATTTATGAACTGGCTCTTCGTCTGG CAATTCGGCTGGGGATTTATTGGCGCTCCTATTGCCGTAGCAATCACGGACAACCTCATGCCCCTATTCCTCTTCCTTTATGTTTATCTCGTCGACGGCTCAGAATGCTGGAACGGCTTAACGAGACGCGCCCTCAACAACTGGGGCCCAATGATTCGACTTGCCCTCCCTGGTCTCCTGATGGTCGAGGCCGAATGCCTCGCCTTCGAAGTCTTAACTCTAGGCTCATCCTACCTCGGCACCACCCCTCTAGCTGCTCAGTCTGTCTTAGCCACTGTATCTTCGATCACCTTCCAGATTCCCTTCACGCtttccatatcctccagcACCCGCGTCGCTAACCTAATTGGCGCCACCCTCGTCGACGCGGCCAAAACAACAGCCAAGGTCGCAATGTGTGGCGCCGTCCTTGTCGGCCTCCTTAACATGGTCCTCATCTCCTCGTTGCGGTACTACATACCCCGACTCTTCACGTCGGAAGTCGAAGTTATTGAGCTCGTCGCGCACGTCCTCCCCTTCTGTGCAGCGttccagctcttcgacgCCCTTGCCACAAACTGTAACGGGATCCTGCGCGGGCTTGGAAGGCAGGAGATTGGAGGCTATGTCCAGCTTTTCTGCTACTATGCCATTGCAATGCCGATTAGTTTTGGCACGGCATTTGGTCTTCATTGGGGTCTGTTCGGGCTGTGGAGTGGGGTTGCTATCGCGCTTTGCTTGGTAAGTGGGATTGAGGCGGTGTTCTTGACGCAGACGGATTGGAATCGGTCTGTTGAAGATGCTGTTAGGAGGAATGCGGCAGCATAG
- a CDS encoding DUF202 domain-containing protein (transcript_id=CADANIAT00002097), which translates to MPGTTPTPSGPEPAPARRRPRYNPLINPANAKPVLVEEHLESDMHIFLTRPYLGALLFENSASDARDHCANERTFLSWLRLSMYLGIVSVALIISFNFKAQPTPLERRMALPMGIIFWVLSLVSLSNGLANYVRTVKKYSRKAALVQSGWKTQLTFIVVGGVILGSCIVLLVTDAHRY; encoded by the exons ATGCCGGGCACCACACCTACACCCtcagggccagagccagctccAGCCCGCAGACGACCACGATACAATCCTCTCATCAACCCAGCAAATGCGAAACCAGTCCTAGTCGAAGA GCACCTAGAATCCGACATGCACATCTTCCTGACCCGCCCATACCTCGGCGCGTTGCTCTTTGAGAACTCTGCCTCCGATGCACGCGACCACTGCGCAAATGAACGAACGTTCCTCTCTTGGCTCCGCCTCTCGATGTACCTTGGCATCGTGTCCGTGGCCCTCATTATATCCTTTAACTTCAAGGCGCAGCCGACGCCGTTGGAGCGCCGCATGGCCCTGCCGATGGGGATTATCTTCTGGGTGCTGAGCCTGGTGAGTCTGAGTAATGGGCTGGCAAACTATGTGCGCACGGTCAAGAAGTATAGTCGCAAGGCGGCGCTTGTGCAGAGTGGGTGGAAGACGCAGCTGACGTTTATTGTTGTGGGAGGTGTCATTTTGGGAAGCTGTATTGTGTTGCTCGTTACGGATGCACATAGATATTGA
- the idi1 gene encoding isopentenyl-diphosphate delta-isomerase IDI1 (transcript_id=CADANIAT00002098), with protein sequence MSATETITRITADNVADIFPDVDTSLAREVLPQATTTSVANSNDLAGYDEEQVRLMDEVCIVLDDDDKPIGSASKKTCHLMTNIDRGLLHRAFSVFLFDSQNRLLLQQRASEKITFPDMWTNTCCSHPLGIPGETGSQLDAAILGVKRAAQRKLNHELGIKPEEVPIEKFEFFTRIHYKAPSDGKWGEHEIDYILFIQADVVLEPNLNEVRDTRYVSADELKEMFKQTNLKFTPWFKLICNSMLFEWWSHLGSPSLDQYKGETQIRRM encoded by the exons ATGAGCGCCACAGAGACAATCACCAGGATAACGGCCGACAATGTCGCTGATATCTTTCCCGACGTCGATACCTCGCTAGCCCGGGAAGTTCTTCCCCAGGCGACGACTACCTCGGTCGCGAACAGCAATGATCTCGCTGGATAcgatgaggagcaggtcCGTCTTATGGATGAGGTCTGCATCGTCttggatgacgatgataaGCCGATTGGGAGCGCTAGCAAGAAAACAT GCCATTTAATGACAAACATCGATCGCGGCCTCCTACATCGCGCCTTCTCCGTTTTTCTCTTCGACTCCCAGAACCGCCTCCTTCTACAACAGCGTGCCTCCGAGAAAATCACCTTTCCGGACATGTGGACGAATACCTGCTGCTCGCACCCGCTAGGGATCCCTGGTGAAACGGGGTCGCAGCTGGACGCGGCGATCCTGGGTGTAAAGCGCGCAGCGCAGAGGAAGTTAAACCACGAGCTGGGGATTAAGCCGGAGGAGGTCCCTATTGAGAAATTTGAGTTCTTCACAAGGATTCATTATAAGGCGCCGAGTGATGGGAAGTGGGGAGAGCATGAGA TTGACTATATCCTCTTTATCCAGGCGGACGTCGTTCTCGAGCCAAATCTCAACGAAGTCCGCGACACGCGATATGTGTCTGCGGACGAGCTGAAGGAGATGTTCAAGCAGACCAATCTGAAATTCACACCGTGGTTCAAGCTCATCTGCAACTCGATGCTGTTTGAGTGGTGGAGCCACCTTGGTTCTCCTTCACTGGATCAGTACAAGGGGGAGACGCAGATACGTCGGATGTGA
- a CDS encoding putative C2H2 finger domain protein (Ezf) (transcript_id=CADANIAT00002099), whose amino-acid sequence MHYSACSDDVEQRTYPAYPYPSQIAPNSPFHAANSGLGISYCETGPSNNYDRPQSSAELYPADWTGQLMPTTVPLGYSFNTSLMTPATLCEPYIGSDVSTSPLSYCGPQAMSATSSRGSALDLKTIPDTMNPQMYNLLPNTPRSDADVMIKEEPDTEYLDGQYTENTKPASVPLFAPVAQHGANAFWPKLEFSEEDDTSEPALVDHDLESNFSGPSTYPVGDFSQWTSNNTSADHEQPRIPPASGRECTICGARFTRRSNCREHMKRHNPSNRKSYACEICGKGLGRKTDLKRHVDSAYIRRMQTNRSEVK is encoded by the exons ATGCATTATTCTGCTTGTTCGGACGATGTCGAGCAGCGAACGTATCCAGCCTACCCGTACCCCTCACAAATTGCGCCGAACTCTCCATTTCACGCAGCAAATTCTGGCTTGGGAATTTCATATTGCGAAACAGGGCCTTCCAACAACTACGACCGACCGCAGTCGTCGGCCGAACTTTACCCTGCTGATTGGACTGGCCAGTTGATGCCTACGACAGTACCACTCGGCTACTCCTTCAACACAAGCCTAATGACGCCAGCTACATTATGCGAGCCCTATATCGGTTCTGACGTTTCCACGTCGCCCCTTAGTTACTGCGGTCCACAAGCAATGAGTGCTACGTCGAGTCGGGGATCAGCTTTAGATCTCAAGACGATCCCGGATACGATGAACCCTCAGATGTACAACCTTCTGCCAAATACGCCTCGTTCAGACGCCGATGTCATGATTAAGGAAGAACCCGACACTGAGTATCTAGATGGACAGTATACAGAGAACACAAAGCCCGCGTCTGTGCCGCTCTTCGCCCCGGTGGCACAGCACGGGGCGAATGCGTTTTGGCCCAAGCTCGAATTTTCCGAGGAGGACGATACTAGCGAACCGGCATTGGTGGACCATGATCTTGAGTCCAACTTTTCAGGGCCTTCAACGTATCCAGTCGGAGACTTCTCCCAGTGGACCAGTAACAATACTTCGGCAGATCATGAGCAGCCAAGGATTCCGCCTGCGAGCGGACGGGAATGCACCATATGCGGCGCTCGATTTACGCGACGATCAAATTGTCGGGAACATATGAAGAGACATAACCCCAGCAACAGAAAGTCATATGCATGCGAAATCTGCGGAAAAGGGCTTGGCCGGAAGACGGATCTAAAGAGGCACGTGGATAGT GCATATATCAGACGGATGCAGACGAACCGGTCGGAGGTCAAGTGA